A single genomic interval of Agarivorans aestuarii harbors:
- a CDS encoding DUF3301 domain-containing protein gives MDLLAIFLLTFIVMFFWRRRKDAERAQHLIKQKCKTLELQLLEVNFKQEKPQKMAGYWRWCRYYQFEFSSTGDSRYQGQLIMAGSQYKFELPVYRVGDDLYEG, from the coding sequence ATGGATCTGTTAGCTATATTTCTGCTCACCTTTATTGTGATGTTCTTTTGGCGTCGCCGAAAAGACGCTGAGCGTGCTCAACACTTAATCAAACAAAAATGTAAGACGCTAGAGCTACAGCTACTTGAAGTAAATTTTAAGCAAGAAAAACCGCAGAAAATGGCAGGCTACTGGCGCTGGTGTCGTTACTACCAATTTGAATTTTCTTCCACTGGCGACAGCCGTTACCAAGGTCAATTGATTATGGCTGGCAGCCAATACAAATTTGAGTTGCCCGTTTACCGAGTGGGGGATGATTTGTATGAGGGGTAG
- a CDS encoding MATE family efflux transporter, with protein sequence MPNQSYLKKNIALAWPLALNGLLMQSMLMVDTLLVSPLGEIPLAAMGIAATLVAFIMGIQMALANGSQLVLSRAIGSGNKQALTKGFWAGLIINLSVALIFWLALHLGDQAIVTALADDPKLQQQIISYLAISKYLVLFTAITQVIIALFNSQGKSKIPLQGYLIEMPINAILSYLLIHGWGEFSGMGVEGAALGSLIAIVIRMSYLSLCLKADQSLQLSLNQSMPALFNSIRLHSKEIFPVAVNVTILQIGISVYQLLYSQLNINAYVAITLVMPWLRAGTQFIAAWAHSSAISISQAIGSRKLDDLSANVNKSIDVAVAISVICALLFAGLSFMLPNIYPDLDAETYQALSLIAPLYIFLPIVRGYNTVHGHALRALGKTTSVFKINFIGQWLISIPLCALLILYFEVSIFWAFAIQPFEEIVKALPFRQLARKSLKEFDSNKAETLMYD encoded by the coding sequence GTGCCTAATCAATCCTACCTGAAAAAGAATATCGCCTTAGCCTGGCCGCTGGCTTTAAATGGCCTATTGATGCAATCAATGTTGATGGTAGATACCTTGTTGGTTTCTCCACTTGGCGAAATTCCACTAGCAGCAATGGGCATAGCCGCTACCTTGGTGGCATTTATCATGGGTATTCAAATGGCTTTGGCTAATGGCTCGCAATTGGTGCTTAGCCGAGCAATTGGTTCGGGCAATAAACAAGCGCTTACCAAAGGCTTTTGGGCAGGCTTAATAATAAACCTGAGCGTTGCGCTTATTTTTTGGTTGGCACTACATCTGGGTGACCAAGCGATTGTTACAGCCCTAGCCGATGACCCTAAACTGCAGCAGCAAATAATCAGTTACCTAGCCATCTCAAAATACTTGGTGCTATTTACTGCAATAACCCAAGTGATCATCGCTTTGTTTAACAGCCAAGGAAAAAGCAAAATTCCGCTCCAAGGCTACCTCATTGAAATGCCCATTAATGCCATACTCTCTTACTTGTTAATCCATGGTTGGGGTGAGTTTTCGGGCATGGGTGTAGAGGGCGCAGCCTTGGGTAGCTTAATAGCTATCGTTATCCGCATGAGCTATTTAAGTTTGTGTTTGAAAGCCGATCAAAGCCTACAGCTAAGTTTAAATCAGTCGATGCCAGCTTTGTTTAATAGCATTCGACTACATAGCAAGGAAATCTTCCCGGTAGCTGTGAACGTTACCATCCTGCAAATTGGCATTAGCGTTTATCAGCTGCTGTATTCCCAGCTCAACATTAACGCTTATGTGGCCATTACTTTGGTAATGCCTTGGCTTAGGGCCGGCACCCAGTTTATTGCCGCTTGGGCACACTCTTCTGCTATTAGTATTAGCCAAGCCATTGGTTCTAGAAAACTCGATGACTTAAGCGCAAATGTGAACAAAAGTATTGATGTTGCTGTAGCAATATCGGTGATATGTGCGCTGCTATTTGCCGGGCTTAGCTTTATGCTGCCAAATATCTACCCCGATTTAGATGCCGAAACCTATCAAGCGCTTAGTCTCATCGCACCTTTGTATATCTTTTTACCGATAGTGCGGGGTTACAATACCGTGCATGGACATGCCTTACGCGCTTTAGGTAAAACCACCAGCGTGTTTAAAATCAACTTTATAGGGCAATGGCTAATCTCAATTCCATTGTGCGCACTGCTGATTCTTTATTTTGAAGTATCAATCTTTTGGGCCTTTGCTATTCAGCCCTTTGAAGAAATAGTAAAAGCCCTACCTTTTAGACAGCTAGCACGTAAATCTTTGAAAGAGTTTGATAGCAATAAGGCAGAAACGCTGATGTACGATTAG
- a CDS encoding sulfite exporter TauE/SafE family protein, with the protein MITLLACLLVLLGAFVQYTIGFGLAVIAAPLLFQLSPVYVPGPMVIVALVVASLSAFEHRDSIAFGGLKAAIIGRIPGSVAGGLLLLWADLASLSFWLGLSVIIAVAISLFPIRIAPTPKRMAIAGVISGFMGTSSSIGGPPMALLLQHQQASYLRANLSAFFVASCIMSLAVQSSVGFMSLAHVYAALPLIPAALLGAFLGRRYGKRFPQRWIRTFSLSLCAISGGSAMLSYFLMP; encoded by the coding sequence GTGATTACACTATTAGCCTGTTTATTGGTGTTACTCGGCGCATTTGTCCAATACACCATTGGTTTTGGCCTCGCGGTAATTGCCGCCCCCTTACTGTTCCAACTGTCACCGGTGTATGTGCCTGGTCCAATGGTAATTGTTGCACTAGTAGTGGCCAGCTTAAGTGCCTTTGAACACCGAGACAGCATCGCTTTTGGCGGTTTAAAGGCTGCGATAATCGGTCGTATCCCTGGCTCGGTCGCTGGCGGCCTTTTATTATTGTGGGCCGATCTAGCAAGCCTGTCATTTTGGTTAGGTTTATCGGTAATCATCGCAGTCGCAATCAGCTTATTTCCTATTCGCATTGCGCCCACTCCAAAACGCATGGCGATTGCGGGAGTTATTTCTGGCTTTATGGGAACGAGCAGCTCGATTGGCGGCCCCCCCATGGCTTTGCTTCTCCAGCACCAGCAAGCCAGTTACTTACGAGCAAACCTGTCGGCGTTTTTTGTGGCTAGCTGCATTATGTCGCTGGCTGTGCAAAGCTCGGTGGGTTTTATGTCCTTAGCCCATGTGTACGCCGCGCTACCTTTAATTCCTGCAGCCTTACTGGGTGCCTTTCTAGGTCGGCGCTACGGCAAACGTTTCCCTCAACGATGGATACGCACTTTTTCACTGAGTTTGTGCGCCATATCTGGAGGCAGCGCCATGTTAAGTTACTTTCTAATGCCTTAA
- a CDS encoding Gfo/Idh/MocA family oxidoreductase, which yields MLNVGIIGFGLSGRVFHGPLISAQQLLNLFAIASSRKQEVAVAYPKALCLDSETLINHPDIDIVVIASPNSLHAEQAEQAMRAGKHVIVEKPLAITSEQCLQLQQVAEQTSKCLSVFHNRRWDSDFLTISQLLANQSLGKIHSYSAHFHRYRPVVKQRWKELDPQGGGVLYDLGAHLLDQALSLFGKPDKLWAHLDTQREGAKTPDCFDLHLIYPDKKVQLSCNSLMVEPGPRFQVHGSKGSYAKWGMDPQEQQLAAGLSANSASFGQDTNRSEIHLAGQALLHKSLIKGNYLAFYDNFVNAVTKGEALSVSAQQASDVIALIELATLSHQQQTIYSLN from the coding sequence ATGTTAAACGTTGGTATTATTGGATTTGGTTTATCTGGACGGGTATTTCACGGCCCGCTAATTAGTGCTCAACAGCTACTTAACTTGTTTGCCATTGCCAGTTCTCGCAAGCAGGAAGTTGCTGTTGCCTACCCCAAAGCGCTGTGTTTAGATAGTGAAACCCTGATCAATCACCCCGACATCGACATAGTAGTGATTGCTAGCCCCAACTCATTACATGCAGAGCAAGCCGAACAAGCAATGCGAGCCGGCAAACATGTGATAGTTGAAAAGCCTTTAGCCATAACCAGCGAACAATGCCTGCAACTGCAGCAGGTTGCCGAGCAAACCAGCAAATGTTTAAGCGTTTTTCATAACCGCCGCTGGGACAGTGACTTTTTAACTATCTCACAACTGCTTGCTAACCAAAGCCTTGGCAAAATTCATTCTTATTCCGCTCACTTTCACCGCTATCGTCCAGTGGTAAAACAGCGTTGGAAAGAGCTGGATCCGCAAGGTGGTGGAGTACTCTACGATTTAGGAGCTCACCTTCTCGATCAGGCGCTTAGCTTATTTGGTAAGCCCGATAAACTATGGGCTCATTTAGATACTCAGCGCGAGGGTGCAAAAACACCCGACTGTTTTGATTTACACCTAATATACCCCGACAAAAAAGTACAACTTAGCTGTAACTCCTTAATGGTTGAGCCCGGTCCGCGCTTCCAAGTACATGGCAGTAAAGGCTCCTACGCTAAGTGGGGAATGGATCCGCAAGAACAGCAACTAGCGGCGGGGCTATCGGCCAATTCTGCTAGTTTTGGCCAAGATACGAATCGCAGCGAGATCCACCTAGCTGGCCAAGCGTTATTACATAAGTCGTTAATAAAAGGTAATTATTTGGCTTTCTATGATAACTTTGTGAATGCAGTGACCAAAGGTGAAGCATTAAGCGTTAGCGCTCAACAAGCTAGCGATGTTATCGCCTTAATTGAGCTCGCAACCCTTAGTCACCAGCAACAAACGATATATTCGCTCAACTAA